The DNA sequence AGTTTTTAAGGTGGGTGGTGCTTCTGCCATTGGTGCAATGGCATACGGCACGGAGACTATCCCCAAAGTTGACGTTATCACTGGACCTGGCAATATCTTTGTGGCTACGGCTAAAAAATTGGTGTATGGTGAAGTAAATATAGATATGATAGCAGGTCCATCAGAGATAGGTATATTAGCAGATGAGACTGCCAAAGAGGATTATTTGGCTATAGATTTATTAAGTCAAGCAGAACATGATGAGATGGCATCCTCTATACTCATTACTACCAATGAAGAGTTGGCAAACAAGGTGAGCGATAAAGTAGAAGAGTATCTAAATATACTGAGTCGCCAACAGATAGCTAGAAAGTCTATAGAAGAGCGTGGAGCAATCATTGTAACATCTAGCATGAAAGAGGCAATTGAGCTTATGAATAAGATAGCACCAGAGCACCTGGAGATTGTGACAAAAGATCCTATGGGTTTATTAAGTGATATCAAACACGCAGGTGCTATCTTCTTGGGTGAAAATACACCTGAACCTATAGGTGACTACATTGCAGGACCTAATCATACACTTCCTACAGGTGGAACAGCAAAGTTCTATTCACCATTGAGTGTTGAGCATTTCCTTAAGAAATCTTCTATTATTATGATGAGTAAACGAGGTATGAATGAGATTGGTGAACAGTGTGCAATGATTGCTCATGTAGAAGGATTGACAGCACATGAAGAGAGTGTACGTATGAGACTGGAGAATTAGTAAATTTCTACAAGATTATTGTTCCCGTTTCAACCTGAGTCTAGCATATCTGCTAATTTCACTATATACATATGATAGTTAAGAGGATAAATTAAACTTTAAAGAAGTGTGGCGCGGCGGACGAGACTCGAACTCGCGACCCCCTGCGTGACAGGCAGGTATTCTAACCAACTGAACTACCGCCGCACAAAACCAACTTAATGGTTGAAAAGATTTTAACTAAATTTTGTATAAACAAAACTAATTCTATGAACATATTCTACCAAAAGAAACCCAGTGTTCATCTAGAAAGATGAGTTTTGCTCATTTTTTCTATCTAATGGTGGTCGCTACAAGACTCGAACTTGTGACATCTACCTTGTAAGGGTAGCGCTCTACCAACTGAGCTAAGCGACCAATGGCGACCCTTAAAGGATTTGAACCTCTGTGACTACGATGAAAACGCAGCATCCTTGGCCACTAGATGAAAGGGTCATATAGATCCAAACAGTCATAAAATACATGGTGGTCGCTACAAGACTCGAACTTGTGACATCTACCTTGTAAGGGTAGCGCTCTACCAACTGAGCTAAGCGACCAATGGTGTAATATACTATGGTGGTGACCCGTCTAGGATTCGAACCTAGGGCCCACTCCTTAAAAGGGAGTTGCTCTACCGACTGAGCTAACGGGTCAATATCAAATAAAAGTGGCGCGGCGGACGAGACTCGAACTCGCGACCCCCTGCGTGACAGGCAGGTATTCTAACCAACTGAACTACCGCCGCACCATAACCTAATTAAAGGCTTAATATAGGTGGTGACCCGTCTAGGATTCGAACCTAGGGCCCACTCCTTAAAAGGGAGTTGCTCTACCGACTGAGCTAACGGGTCATATATTTATATAGACTTTCAAAATAAGTGGACGGAATTATAGCCAAGAGTGCCTTGATTGTCAAGAGAAAAAAATGTAAAAATTTTAAATATTTAAAAGCTCTGCTAGTTTTGTGATAGCAAAGATAACAGACTGTTTTTGTATGTTTTCTCTGTTCCCCCGAAAGGAACAATGATATATTTTTTTTGTGTCAGGAGCCAGAAGACCAATATAAACAGTTCCTATAGGTTTGAGTTTTGTGCCACCCGTAGGTCCAGCAATACCTGAAACGGCAATACCATAATCAGCCCCTGTCATGTTAATGATTCCATCAAGCATTTGAGAGATACACTCTTTGCTAACAGCCCCATATGTCTCCAATACTTTTTTTTCTACACCGAGCCAGCGATGCTTAATCTCATTGGAGTAGGTAATACATGAGCCACTGAGTATACTGGAGACACCAGGGATAGCTGTGAATTCTGCTACAATACGTCCTCCTGTGCAGCTCTCAGCAAAGGTAACTGTTTCGCCTCTGTGGGCTAGCGCTGTAACAATTTTTTCAGTTTTTTTTCGTATAGTTTTCATGATACGAATTGTAGCAAAAGTAGCCTCTAATGGACATTGAGGTATAATCCCCCGATAATATAACTTAAGGTATTATCGATAATGGATTACAAAGAGACCCTTCTTCTTCCCCAGACAAATTTCCCAATGCGTGGAAACCTTCCAGCAAATGAACCCAAAAAATACAAAGCATGGTCTGATGCTAATATCTATGAACAGATGAAGAATAAGCGTAAAAACGCTGATATGTTTACTCTGCATGATGGTCCTCCGTATGCCAATGGTGATATTCATATTGGTCATGCACTTAACAAGATTCTTAAAGATATTATTTTAAAGTATCATTACTTTCAAGGCAAAGCAGTACGCATGACGCCAGGTTGGGATTGTCATGGTCTTCCTATTGAGCAAAAGGTTGAAGAGAAAGTTGGTAAATCCAAAAAAGAGTCAATGCCTACCGAGAAATTCAGGGAACTTTGTCGCGCACATGCGACAAAGTTTATTGATATTCAAAGAGAAGGGTTTGAGTCACTTGGGGTTATTGCTGACTGGAAAAATCCTTATGTAACCATGGATTTTAAATTTGAGGCAAATATTTATCGTACACTTTGTGAAGTAGCAAAGCGTGGACTATTGGTTGAACGACATAAGCCTATTTTTTGGTCATGGGCAGCACAAACGGCGTTGGCAGATGCTGAGGTAGAATATGAGGATAAAGAGGATTACTCTATTTATGTACACTTTGAGTTAAGTGATGCAGCAAAAGAGAAGCTTGATATTCACAATAAAGCAGGTTTGGTTATCTGGACAACTACACCATGGACATTGCCGGCAAATACTGGTATTTCGCTCAATCCTGAAGAGATGTATGTACTTACCAATGATGGGCATATCGTTGCTGAAGCACGTTATGATGTTATGATAGAAGAGGGTGTAGTAAGTGGGAATGCATCACGTAAGATTGCAGCAACTGAACTTGAAGGACTGCTTACTATCAACCCACTTAATGGCAGACCCTCTAAAGTGGTTTTGGGTGACCATGTTCTTATGGATGGTGGTACGGGATGTGTCCATACTGCACCAGGGCATGGTGAAGATGATTATAAAGTAGGACTCAAATATGGGCTTGAAGTAGTAATGCCTGTTGATGAGAAGGGACTGTATGATGAGTCTATTGTTGGACTCAATCTTCTACCCGGTGCCGAAGAGTTTGTTGGAATGCATATCTTTAAGGCTAACGAGAAGATACTAGAACTACTTGGTGAGAGTTTATTAAAGGTTAGTAAGTTTATTCACTCCTATCCGCACTGCTGGAGAACAAAAAAACCACTTATTTATAGGGCAACAAATCAGTGGTTTATCTCTATTGATGATAAGCCGATAGGTTCTGATAAAGCACTAAGAGAAGCTGCACTGAATGCTATTGAAGATGTGAAGTTTTATCCAGAAAGCTCTCAAAATAGGCTTAAACCTATGATAGAAGGTCGTCCAGATTGGTGTATCTCGCGTCAACGTTCGTGGGGTGTGCCTATAGCATTTTTTAGAATTAAAAGTACCAAAGAAGTTATCTTTGATGAGGAGATACTTAACCATATAGCATCACTCTTTGATGAGTATGGGGCAGATGCATGGTACTCCATGAGTATTGCTAAAATGTTACCTAAAGACAGCAAGTATGACCCCAATGAATTAGAGAAAGTTTCTGATATTTTGGATGTATGGTTTGACTCTGGTTCTACATGGAAATCTGTACTTAGTTCAGGAAACTATGATGCAGGCGAATATCCTGCATCACTCTACCTTGAAGGGAGTGACCAGCATAGAGGTTGGTTTCAGTCTTCACTGTTGCTCTCTTCGGCCATTCATCAAGTATCACCATATAAAACGCTGATTACACATGGGTTTACCGTAGACGCAAAAGGTGAAAAGATGTCTAAATCTAGAGGTAATGTGGTTTCTCCAGATAAGGTCATTAAGCAATATGGTTCTGAAATATTGAGACTGTGGGTAGCGCTATCTGACTATCAATCTGACTTGAAGATTTCAGATGAAATCCTCAAGCAAACTGCCGAGCAGTACAGAAAGATACGTAATACTTTTAGATTTTTACTTGCAAATGTGAATGATTTAGAGTCTTTTGTAGATAATGATGCCTATGGTGAATTAGATAGGTGGATACTTACTGTAGCAGATAAGGTATTTGCTTCAACCAAAGCAAGTTTTGATGCATATGATTTCTTACGAGGGTTTGCAACACTGAATCACTTTATTACCAATGAACTAAGTGGTATCTATATGGATATTACTAAAGACAGGCTCTACTGTGAAGAGAAAAATGATCCCACAAGACGTGCAACACAGTCTGCTATGGCACATATAGCTAAGGCAATGCTAGGTCTAATAGCACCAGTACTGACCTATACAGCAGACGAGATACTTGAATATGCACCGGAATTTTTTAAGCAAGGTATGGAGAATGTATTTGATCTTGAGTATATAAAAATACCAGAAGTAGAGAAGAGTTTTAATGACACTATACTCCTAG is a window from the Sulfurovum sp. genome containing:
- the hisD gene encoding histidinol dehydrogenase, which produces MKIFYSSDTTFEANFNELLKRGKMDIDGVTSIVSSLLKEIHEEGNSALRVQIARFDRWKPKEDDALMVSIEEMKKAYENINPKLRDALQLAYNRIKSYHQKLMPKTWMDKETNGTVLGQKVTAVDRAGLYIPGGKAAYPSSLLMNVIPAQVAGVEEIIVCTPAPDNELNELLLAACHLCKVTKVFKVGGASAIGAMAYGTETIPKVDVITGPGNIFVATAKKLVYGEVNIDMIAGPSEIGILADETAKEDYLAIDLLSQAEHDEMASSILITTNEELANKVSDKVEEYLNILSRQQIARKSIEERGAIIVTSSMKEAIELMNKIAPEHLEIVTKDPMGLLSDIKHAGAIFLGENTPEPIGDYIAGPNHTLPTGGTAKFYSPLSVEHFLKKSSIIMMSKRGMNEIGEQCAMIAHVEGLTAHEESVRMRLEN
- a CDS encoding CinA family protein; the protein is MKTIRKKTEKIVTALAHRGETVTFAESCTGGRIVAEFTAIPGVSSILSGSCITYSNEIKHRWLGVEKKVLETYGAVSKECISQMLDGIINMTGADYGIAVSGIAGPTGGTKLKPIGTVYIGLLAPDTKKIYHCSFRGNRENIQKQSVIFAITKLAELLNI
- the ileS gene encoding isoleucine--tRNA ligase, whose product is MDYKETLLLPQTNFPMRGNLPANEPKKYKAWSDANIYEQMKNKRKNADMFTLHDGPPYANGDIHIGHALNKILKDIILKYHYFQGKAVRMTPGWDCHGLPIEQKVEEKVGKSKKESMPTEKFRELCRAHATKFIDIQREGFESLGVIADWKNPYVTMDFKFEANIYRTLCEVAKRGLLVERHKPIFWSWAAQTALADAEVEYEDKEDYSIYVHFELSDAAKEKLDIHNKAGLVIWTTTPWTLPANTGISLNPEEMYVLTNDGHIVAEARYDVMIEEGVVSGNASRKIAATELEGLLTINPLNGRPSKVVLGDHVLMDGGTGCVHTAPGHGEDDYKVGLKYGLEVVMPVDEKGLYDESIVGLNLLPGAEEFVGMHIFKANEKILELLGESLLKVSKFIHSYPHCWRTKKPLIYRATNQWFISIDDKPIGSDKALREAALNAIEDVKFYPESSQNRLKPMIEGRPDWCISRQRSWGVPIAFFRIKSTKEVIFDEEILNHIASLFDEYGADAWYSMSIAKMLPKDSKYDPNELEKVSDILDVWFDSGSTWKSVLSSGNYDAGEYPASLYLEGSDQHRGWFQSSLLLSSAIHQVSPYKTLITHGFTVDAKGEKMSKSRGNVVSPDKVIKQYGSEILRLWVALSDYQSDLKISDEILKQTAEQYRKIRNTFRFLLANVNDLESFVDNDAYGELDRWILTVADKVFASTKASFDAYDFLRGFATLNHFITNELSGIYMDITKDRLYCEEKNDPTRRATQSAMAHIAKAMLGLIAPVLTYTADEILEYAPEFFKQGMENVFDLEYIKIPEVEKSFNDTILLEVREKFSEAIDSLKKEKIIKATLELEIAGNINLLPIDNGKDLEDWFAVSAMKTNSEGERVALFEVRGKVFSVHKAIAAKCPRCWRFVAPSEGCICERCAKVVGA